A genomic stretch from Aedes albopictus strain Foshan chromosome 2, AalbF5, whole genome shotgun sequence includes:
- the LOC115269776 gene encoding protein sneaky gives MKFLKIYFYKFTQCCQRRFPGCVNLCRSDETSPTNEVIRSTLLYFYGLLLGGLFWRFVLSKLGLSFDFEFSVGLVICLILGYGCALSVQIRCYSCLCLTGFLGKAGRGMLKAIVLTCILTGPINNISLNAREVVRVFTCSAVLTYNLSKTRFELMTKPFQNALLGSRDNLEQVKDEFVVIVDIIEPIEKEIEGFDNVSNFRQERGANPDYERYRQHYVDKLKKRCETQLRKGVARCEQTFQKVYDDCHDKLPILVNFLLCWPMKLDMMCGASKMFGDQDEICSPDGVVDSEFGQDYGQLKTEREQLVGDLKDVNIQYEFVDMEQHEGYLTAKETSKEIKREFERKKESFDIIVYILEKIFAFMILRVTLNALSFHQNYLKKFDFENHYITDYFTHVDQRRARYGKMHILPLRRIERPNLVDLESTACTRLELRKIIVQLMTLLLQGISAAIFILLDALFFETLDIVSRHSKVEFKQEGHHDVNVTVTGTGVIAMMVRRSVEGFKTQVKLDLLTTNEECLPRPSKLSTWSLVKIYLLLLGVAVLILNEAYINRLKRLICAWFYPKREKQRILYLYNRMLKRRKQLQQSLIERLREHIREIKYGSRLKFLDRLMFYFPTCCGWIRIINRKACSICSFKGTGTLNECQSYNCFLVYCEECWQDVNRKCLACENESILNHDCTLDSLNY, from the exons ATGAAgttcttaaaaatatatttttacaagtTTACACAATGCTGTCAACGGCGATTCCCTGGATGCGTCAATCTGTGCCGATCAGACGAGACTTCACCCACCAACGAAGTCATTCGTAGTACTTTGCTCTATTTTTACGGTTTACTGTTGGGTGGCCTCTTTTGGAGGTTTGTTCTCTCGAAGCTCGGATTGTCTTTTGATTTCGAATTTTCCGTAGGCCTGGTGATCTGTTTGATTCTTG GTTATGGCTGTGCTCTTTCTGTCCAAATTCGTTGCTACAGCTGTCTGTGCTTAACTGGATTCCTAGGAAAAGCTGGTCGAGGTATGCTGAAAGCCATCGTACTGACTTGCATTCTTACAGGACCTATCAACAACATAAGCTTGAACGCTCGGGAGGTAGTACGGGTGTTCACGTGTTCCGCAGTGTTGACGTACAATCTGAGCAAAACTCGATTCGAATTGATGACTAAACCGTTCCAGAATGCACTGCTAGGAAGTAGAGACAACCTAGAACAGGTCAAAGATGAATTTGTCGTAATAGTGGATATTATTGAACCGATCGAGAAAGAAATCGAAGGTTTTGATAATGTTTCCAATTTCCGCCAAGAACGGGGAGCAAATCCGGATTATGAACGGTATCGACAGCATTACGTGGACAAGCTAAAGAAACGTTGTGAAACTCAGTTGCGCAAAGGCGTGGCCCGATGTGAGCAAACATTCCAGAAAGTTTACGATGATTGCCATGATAAGCTTCCGATATTGGTGAACTTTTTGCTTTGTTGGCCCATGAAGCTGGACATGATGTGCGGTGCTAGTAAAATGTTTGGGGATCAGGACGAAATATGCTCACCAGATGGCGTTGTTGATTCGGAATTCGGACAAGATTACGGTCAGCTTAAAACTGAAAGAGAGCAATTGGTAGGAGATTTGAAAGATGTTAATATTCAGTATGAATTTGTTGACATGGAGCAGCATGAAGGATATTT GACGGCTAAGGAAACAAGTAAAGAAATTAAAAGAGAATTTGAACGCAAGAAAGAATCATTTGATATAATTGTATATATTCTGGAAAAGATTTTTGCATTTATGATTCTAAGGGTTACTCTAAACGCTTTGTCGTTTCATCAGAACTATCTAAAGAAGTTTGACTTTGAGAATCATTACATTACTGATTACTTCACACATGTGGATCAACGAAGAGCGCGATATGGAAAAATGCACATCTTGCCCTTGCGACGAATTGAACGCCCTAACTTAGTTGACCTGGAATCAACTGCTTGCACACGGCTGGAACTTAGAAAAATCATCGTACAGCTAATGACGCTCCTCCTTCAAGGAATCTCAGCTGCCATTTTCATTCTGCTTGATGCCCTCTTTTTCGAAACACTGGATATTGTATCCCGACATTCAAAAGTCGAATTCAAACAGGAAGGACATCACGACGTCAATGTGACCGTCACCGGAACAGGAGTCATCGCAATGATGGTGAGGAGATCAGTAGAAGGATTCAAAACGCAAGTTAAACTGGATCTCCTAACCACAAACGAAGAATGCTTGCCTCGGCCTTCCAAGTTGTCAACGTGGAGCTTAGTGAAAATCTACTTACTTCTACTGGGAGTTGCAGTTCTGATACTCAATGAGGCTTACATAAATCGACTGAAACGCTTGATTTGCGCGTGGTTCTATCCGAAACGCGAAAAGCAGCGAATTCTGTACCTGTATAACCGCATGCTCAAAAGAAGAAAGCAGTTGCAACAATCGCTAATAGAACGACTAAGAGAGCACATCCGTGAGATAAAATACGGCTCAAGATTGAAGTTTTTGGACCGTTTAATGTTTTACTTTCCAACGTGCTGTGGTTGGATTAGAATTATCAACAGAAAAGCGTGCAGCATATGCAGCTTCAAAGGCACTGGTACATTGAACGAGTGTCAAAGCTATAACTGCTTTTTAGTGTACTGTGAAGAATGCTGGCAAGATGTAAACCGAAAATGTTTAGCCTGCGAGAATGAGTCGATCCTGAATCATGACTGTACATTAGATAGTTTAAATTATTGA